The following proteins are co-located in the Myroides profundi genome:
- a CDS encoding GLPGLI family protein, with protein sequence MYKSTYYLVITLFLCVIGYAQDTNYTITYLKTTTSDTHISSAEDKLYISPKEDKSLYINGKYKITKEPPRKPNEIVIYDKQEFEEFFYFDFKKNLLYSRIKPWEARYFVKEDIPQMDWQLHDETKTNAEQITLHKATLSFRGRNYTAWYSTDYPIQVGPWKFNNLPGLVFELYDDENRYHWSIQNIEVNKFKILPFRYDVSRANESIRSFQEKYYKELDRVVNGPHRNPFGNIPGVEILEVITDPNEFERLKNSDLERKYEWEE encoded by the coding sequence ATGTATAAATCAACCTATTACTTAGTTATCACTTTATTCTTATGTGTTATTGGATATGCCCAAGATACCAATTACACCATCACCTACTTAAAGACTACAACTTCTGATACTCATATTAGCTCAGCAGAAGACAAACTATACATTAGCCCTAAAGAAGATAAAAGTCTATACATTAATGGCAAATACAAAATCACTAAAGAGCCTCCCAGAAAGCCAAATGAAATAGTAATTTACGATAAACAAGAGTTTGAAGAATTCTTCTACTTTGACTTTAAGAAGAACCTGCTCTATTCTAGAATAAAGCCTTGGGAAGCGCGATACTTTGTCAAGGAAGATATTCCTCAAATGGATTGGCAACTACACGATGAGACCAAAACCAATGCAGAACAGATAACCCTTCACAAGGCTACACTAAGCTTTAGAGGGAGAAACTATACGGCATGGTACTCTACTGACTATCCCATACAAGTAGGCCCTTGGAAGTTCAATAACTTACCAGGTTTAGTATTTGAACTCTATGATGATGAAAACAGATACCATTGGAGCATACAGAATATAGAAGTTAATAAATTCAAGATATTACCTTTTAGATATGACGTTAGTCGTGCCAACGAGTCTATCCGATCATTTCAAGAGAAATACTACAAAGAACTTGATAGAGTAGTCAATGGCCCTCATCGCAATCCTTTTGGCAATATACCAGGCGTAGAGATACTCGAGGTCATCACAGATCCGAATGAATTTGAACGTTTAAAAAACAGTGATCTCGAACGAAAATATGAATGGGAAGAGTAA
- a CDS encoding GYDIA family GHMP kinase, translated as MVKEYYSNGKLLISGEYVVLEGAKAFALPTKYGQSLKVKEKEGDCIHWTSYDVDGSIWMSEVVPLQDVLGTHEIEHQSEYYKTLVDVLRAAHRQNPSILEHTLGYEVVSELTFPRLWGLGTSSTWINNVAQWFNINPYQLLQESFGGSGYDIACARHDQGIFYTLTDVNHPEVEQVSFNPSFKEHLYFVYLNQKKSSKEAIANFKAKRHGIRHQVERISEISKAMSVSTTLEAFCALMDEHEQIMSEVLGVATVKQSLFADFDGSVKSLGGWGGDFVMVASKNDPLEYFSSKGYEVIANFENMILF; from the coding sequence ATGGTGAAAGAATATTATAGTAACGGAAAACTGCTTATCTCAGGAGAGTATGTCGTGCTAGAAGGGGCTAAGGCTTTTGCTTTGCCTACTAAGTATGGACAATCACTGAAGGTAAAGGAGAAGGAAGGTGACTGTATTCATTGGACGAGCTATGATGTGGATGGAAGTATCTGGATGAGTGAGGTAGTGCCTCTTCAAGATGTACTAGGTACACATGAAATCGAACATCAATCAGAGTATTATAAAACGCTAGTAGATGTACTGCGTGCTGCTCATAGACAGAATCCTTCTATCCTAGAGCATACTCTAGGGTATGAAGTGGTATCTGAGTTAACTTTTCCTCGTTTATGGGGATTAGGGACTTCTTCTACTTGGATTAATAATGTAGCGCAGTGGTTTAATATTAACCCATATCAACTATTGCAGGAGTCATTTGGGGGTAGTGGATATGATATTGCCTGTGCGCGTCATGATCAAGGAATCTTTTATACCTTAACTGATGTAAACCATCCTGAGGTAGAGCAGGTGTCTTTTAACCCGTCTTTTAAAGAGCATTTATATTTCGTATATCTAAATCAGAAGAAGAGCAGTAAAGAGGCTATTGCTAATTTTAAAGCGAAACGTCATGGTATTCGCCATCAGGTAGAGCGTATATCAGAGATTAGTAAGGCGATGTCTGTTAGCACTACATTAGAGGCGTTCTGTGCTCTAATGGATGAGCATGAGCAGATTATGAGTGAGGTCTTAGGAGTCGCTACTGTGAAGCAAAGTTTATTTGCGGACTTCGATGGATCAGTCAAAAGTCTAGGAGGCTGGGGAGGAGATTTTGTGATGGTAGCTTCTAAAAATGACCCTTTGGAGTATTTTAGTTCTAAAGGATATGAAGTAATAGCAAACTTTGAGAATATGATTCTTTTTTAG
- a CDS encoding MFS transporter, with protein sequence MSENNKSFVQTLLSFKKNFWIASFMELMERWAWYGIYTLLGLYLVGSTDTGGLGFDHVQKGNIMGNVVGILYFLPLLFGVIADRIGYKLSLMISFIIMITGYYLLGEVSSYWSVYLVFLLVAVGAAFFKPVASAIIARDTDKSTGTLGFGIFYMMVNIGGFIGPAMSSGLRTTYGWRIIFIQAAIVIAINLVILLLFYKDPKVEKPKDSIGKAIKDSVLGIFEALKDVRLGILLLLMIGFWTMFNQLFNTLPNFIEDWVNSSSISDWLNENIPFLGTLMTQDGQVKPEWFTNVDSFMIIICQVTISFFVTKMRHINAVIRGAIIASIGVGLTFYTHNPLFTILGTMIFSIGEMMSSPTVSSFIALITPKGKDGLYQGTYFLPVAASYFVTSFISGSLYQSWSDKLSLLKREMATRSIEMPEVVTHEQFMEQGSKTLNMSLSAFEKQFNLKADSVDWSQVATSFKEYAINKGIDISQVHFPFSKNEYFALAEQKLSMSHWEMVDMLWSTYNPNKIWYVIFGIGMFSVITLVIYDRLVIRPLEQKKANQ encoded by the coding sequence ATGTCTGAGAATAATAAATCATTCGTTCAAACACTACTGTCATTCAAAAAGAATTTCTGGATAGCCAGCTTTATGGAGTTGATGGAACGCTGGGCATGGTATGGGATATACACCCTATTAGGGTTATATCTAGTAGGTTCTACTGATACAGGAGGACTGGGCTTTGACCATGTACAGAAAGGAAATATCATGGGGAATGTAGTAGGTATATTATACTTCCTACCGCTCCTATTCGGTGTAATAGCAGATCGTATAGGATATAAACTATCTCTAATGATCTCCTTCATCATCATGATCACTGGATACTATCTACTAGGAGAAGTAAGTAGCTACTGGAGCGTATACCTAGTATTCCTACTAGTAGCAGTAGGTGCAGCCTTCTTTAAGCCTGTAGCCTCAGCTATCATCGCTAGAGATACGGATAAGTCTACGGGTACATTAGGTTTCGGTATATTCTACATGATGGTTAATATCGGAGGATTTATCGGACCTGCGATGTCATCAGGCTTACGTACTACGTATGGATGGAGAATCATCTTTATCCAAGCTGCTATCGTGATCGCGATCAACCTAGTAATCCTATTACTATTCTATAAGGATCCTAAAGTAGAGAAACCAAAAGATTCTATCGGTAAAGCGATTAAAGATTCTGTATTAGGAATCTTCGAAGCGCTAAAAGATGTACGTCTAGGAATATTATTATTGCTAATGATTGGGTTCTGGACGATGTTTAACCAGCTGTTCAACACACTGCCTAACTTCATCGAAGACTGGGTGAACTCATCATCTATCAGTGATTGGCTAAACGAAAATATTCCGTTCTTAGGTACTCTTATGACTCAAGATGGACAGGTAAAACCTGAGTGGTTCACTAATGTTGACTCATTCATGATTATCATTTGTCAGGTGACGATCTCATTCTTCGTAACGAAGATGCGCCATATCAACGCAGTAATCAGAGGTGCGATAATCGCGAGTATAGGAGTAGGACTTACGTTCTATACACACAATCCACTGTTTACTATATTAGGTACGATGATCTTCTCTATCGGGGAGATGATGTCTAGCCCTACTGTATCATCATTCATCGCGCTAATTACTCCTAAAGGTAAGGATGGACTTTACCAAGGGACTTACTTCTTACCTGTAGCAGCTAGTTACTTCGTGACAAGTTTTATCTCAGGAAGTTTATACCAATCATGGTCAGATAAACTATCTCTATTAAAACGTGAGATGGCTACTAGAAGCATCGAAATGCCAGAAGTGGTAACACATGAACAGTTCATGGAACAAGGTTCAAAGACTCTAAATATGTCTCTATCTGCCTTCGAAAAACAGTTTAACCTTAAAGCGGACAGCGTAGATTGGTCACAAGTGGCTACCTCTTTTAAAGAATACGCTATCAATAAAGGTATCGACATTAGCCAAGTACACTTCCCATTCTCTAAGAATGAGTACTTTGCATTAGCTGAACAGAAGTTGAGCATGTCTCACTGGGAGATGGTAGATATGCTATGGAGCACTTATAACCCTAATAAGATATGGTATGTGATATTCGGTATCGGGATGTTCTCTGTGATCACACTTGTCATCTATGATAGATTAGTCATCAGACCTCTAGAACAGAAAAAAGCAAATCAATAA
- a CDS encoding peptide MFS transporter — translation MSQQQTLEEIQNFSGKYPKQIWSLFFSEMWERFSFYGMRGMLVFFMIDQLHFEEAQANLQYGATQAFVYAFTFLGGIFADKILGFRKSLFWGGSMMILGSIILAIDPHAYFFVGIAFTVIGTGFFKPNISTMVGYLYKKGDERTDAGFSLFYAGINLGALIGGYLCIAIGKGHLFQDSIAVENRWSVAFGLAAFVMLVSLINFIFTKRHLGPIGLQPMQVAKDGSETKMPLWKEIGTYILTFAMVPVIVFMIDNTDYTAYFMYTVGPLALIYLFYEMTKLTSAERKKIIAALVFIFFSILFFGIYEQAGGSLSIFAAKNLNSDLLGMHLDPNGVNNSGGAFFIIFIAPILGLLWIWMAKKKIEPNTVMKFGLGFILLGAGYYALFATRLFADAAGMTSLDFFTFALLIITLGELCLSPIGLSIMTKLSTANLQGMMMGMWFLASAYGQYVAGILGAAMSKSRSEVATGNHPNYDALLAYTDGYKDLGLYAVIAGVVLIALSPLMKKLMQEVR, via the coding sequence ATGAGTCAACAACAGACATTAGAAGAGATTCAGAATTTCTCAGGTAAATACCCTAAGCAAATCTGGAGCTTATTCTTCTCAGAGATGTGGGAGCGTTTTAGCTTCTATGGAATGAGAGGAATGTTGGTTTTCTTTATGATCGACCAACTACACTTTGAAGAAGCACAAGCTAACTTACAGTATGGAGCTACACAAGCATTCGTGTACGCATTCACATTCTTAGGAGGTATTTTCGCTGACAAAATCTTAGGTTTCCGTAAATCTCTTTTCTGGGGAGGCTCGATGATGATCTTAGGTAGTATTATTCTAGCTATAGATCCACACGCTTACTTTTTCGTAGGTATTGCATTTACTGTAATTGGTACAGGTTTCTTTAAACCGAATATCTCTACTATGGTAGGATATTTATACAAAAAAGGGGACGAACGTACTGATGCTGGTTTCTCATTATTCTATGCAGGGATTAACTTAGGAGCACTTATCGGAGGATACTTATGTATCGCTATCGGTAAAGGACACTTATTCCAAGACTCTATCGCTGTAGAGAACCGTTGGAGTGTAGCTTTTGGTTTAGCTGCTTTCGTGATGTTAGTGAGTTTAATCAACTTCATCTTTACAAAACGTCATTTAGGACCTATCGGACTACAGCCTATGCAAGTAGCTAAAGATGGTAGTGAAACTAAAATGCCTTTATGGAAAGAAATAGGGACATACATCCTTACGTTTGCGATGGTACCTGTTATCGTATTCATGATTGATAACACAGACTATACTGCATACTTTATGTACACAGTAGGACCATTAGCATTGATCTACTTATTCTATGAAATGACGAAGCTGACTAGTGCGGAGCGTAAGAAGATTATCGCTGCCCTAGTATTTATCTTCTTCTCTATTCTATTCTTCGGTATCTATGAGCAAGCGGGAGGATCATTAAGCATCTTCGCAGCGAAGAACTTAAACTCTGATTTACTAGGTATGCACTTAGATCCTAATGGAGTGAATAACTCAGGAGGAGCTTTCTTCATCATCTTCATCGCACCTATCTTGGGTCTATTATGGATCTGGATGGCTAAGAAGAAAATAGAGCCTAATACAGTAATGAAGTTTGGTTTAGGATTTATCCTATTAGGAGCTGGATACTATGCATTATTTGCTACACGTCTATTCGCTGATGCAGCAGGTATGACATCATTAGACTTCTTTACTTTTGCCTTATTAATCATTACTTTAGGGGAGCTGTGTTTATCACCGATCGGTCTGTCGATCATGACTAAACTTTCTACAGCTAATCTACAAGGGATGATGATGGGTATGTGGTTCTTAGCTAGTGCTTACGGACAGTATGTAGCAGGTATCTTAGGAGCTGCTATGTCTAAGAGTCGTTCTGAAGTAGCTACTGGTAACCATCCTAACTATGATGCTCTATTAGCGTATACTGATGGGTATAAAGATTTAGGGTTATATGCAGTAATCGCAGGGGTAGTGTTAATTGCACTTTCTCCACTTATGAAAAAACTTATGCAAGAAGTTAGATAA
- a CDS encoding hydroxymethylglutaryl-CoA reductase, degradative — protein MEGNINGFSKLSKQDKINWIAQTYFSNSADTVELIEQYWNSDEELQKLHDEFIENTITNFYLPFGVAPNFRINDRWYTIPMVIEESSVVAAASKAAKFWSERGGFKTTILGTEKIGQVHFIYKGDKNKLVQFIKDIDSKFYEDTNSITQNMQKRGGGISAIELRDKTADVDNYYQLHVTFETKDSMGANFINSCLEQIAKTLKAEAMNCTAFTEEEKAVDVVMSILSNYVPNCVVRAEVSCPIEDLKGKDIKEPQLFAEKFVQAVRIAEVEPFRAVTHNKGVMNGVDAVVLATGNDFRAIEAGVHAYAARSGQYSSLSHASIENGIFKFWIDLPLALGTVGGLTSLHPMVKVALKMLQSPSATELMQIIAVAGLAQNFAAVKSLTTTGIQQGHMKMHLMNILNQFKATDAERVKVVAHFEKNVVSHSAVVELLESLRK, from the coding sequence ATGGAAGGTAATATTAATGGATTCTCTAAGTTGAGTAAACAAGACAAAATCAATTGGATAGCACAAACCTATTTTTCTAATTCTGCTGATACAGTAGAATTGATAGAACAATATTGGAATTCAGATGAGGAATTACAGAAGCTTCACGATGAGTTTATAGAGAATACGATTACGAATTTCTATTTGCCTTTTGGTGTAGCTCCTAACTTTAGAATTAACGATAGATGGTATACTATTCCGATGGTGATAGAAGAGAGTTCTGTAGTAGCTGCAGCTTCTAAGGCTGCTAAGTTCTGGTCAGAACGAGGCGGATTTAAGACTACTATATTAGGAACAGAGAAGATAGGACAAGTACACTTTATATATAAAGGAGACAAGAATAAACTAGTTCAGTTTATTAAAGATATAGATAGTAAGTTCTATGAAGATACGAACTCTATCACACAGAATATGCAGAAACGCGGTGGAGGTATCTCAGCGATCGAGCTAAGAGATAAGACTGCTGATGTGGATAATTATTATCAGCTGCATGTGACATTCGAGACAAAAGATAGTATGGGGGCAAACTTCATTAACTCTTGTCTAGAGCAAATCGCTAAAACACTAAAAGCGGAGGCGATGAACTGTACAGCGTTTACAGAAGAGGAGAAAGCAGTAGATGTAGTGATGAGTATTCTGTCTAACTATGTACCTAACTGTGTGGTAAGAGCTGAAGTTAGCTGTCCGATCGAAGACCTGAAAGGGAAGGATATTAAAGAACCGCAGTTATTTGCAGAGAAATTTGTACAAGCTGTGCGTATCGCAGAGGTAGAGCCTTTTAGAGCAGTAACACATAATAAGGGAGTGATGAATGGGGTAGATGCTGTGGTGTTAGCTACAGGGAATGACTTCAGAGCTATCGAGGCAGGAGTACATGCTTATGCTGCTCGCAGTGGTCAGTATAGCAGTTTATCTCATGCTAGTATAGAGAATGGTATCTTTAAGTTCTGGATTGATTTGCCACTAGCACTAGGAACTGTGGGAGGATTAACTTCATTACACCCTATGGTAAAGGTAGCTTTAAAGATGCTTCAGAGTCCATCTGCTACTGAGTTAATGCAAATCATAGCAGTAGCTGGATTAGCACAGAACTTCGCTGCTGTAAAATCATTGACAACGACAGGCATTCAACAAGGACACATGAAGATGCACTTAATGAATATCCTAAACCAGTTCAAAGCAACAGATGCAGAAAGAGTAAAAGTAGTAGCTCATTTCGAAAAGAATGTAGTATCTCATAGTGCAGTGGTAGAACTGCTAGAAAGCCTTCGCAAATAA
- a CDS encoding peptide MFS transporter, with amino-acid sequence MSAETATNSNLFKSNVLGHPAGLFVLFFTEMWERFSFYGMRVLLIQFLTAKVIFGDAFSGWGWSAEQAGALYGTYAMLLYLTPILGGVIADKYIGSRWAVIIGAIIMTLGHASMAAEGISKLWFFVGLACLVIGTGFFKPNMPSILGEMYKSLPDKKDAAYTIFYMGVNSGAFFGMMLCGYLAETKGWHYGFGLAGIFMLLGTIQFWLAKPLMGDLGELKKVDTTVEKTPEQIKEDQDTKNPYTLVDYILIAIVSVIGLLYAFNDPLSKNGVLDLFAFLDTEALRGQNIMAILALITFLYLVISRILRYGKVIRDRMFAVILLAFFLMFFFMSFEQGATSLVLVARDYVDRSLEGTALLAFNIINTCLTVIPLLIISWVLVLLAKATWSKIAMSNIILFVCFAGIWAMAIYMLNAEFNKEVSEITVSWFSILNSFFIISLASTVSKLWDSKYNPSAAFKYGIGLIFVAIGFLILGLGSMGATDGVKMSIIFLILTYLFHTLGELFISPVGLSYVSKLVPGKMLAFMFGMWYLALAIAQKFAAILGGQIENIKEEYSLSHFFFLFTLIPFAAAIMVMLVNPLLKKLMHGVR; translated from the coding sequence ATGTCAGCAGAAACAGCTACAAACTCAAACCTGTTTAAATCTAATGTGCTTGGGCACCCAGCAGGGTTATTCGTTCTTTTCTTTACAGAGATGTGGGAGCGATTCTCTTTCTACGGAATGAGAGTATTGTTAATTCAATTCTTAACAGCTAAAGTTATCTTTGGCGATGCATTCTCAGGATGGGGATGGTCAGCAGAACAAGCAGGTGCACTATACGGTACTTATGCCATGCTATTATACTTAACACCTATCTTAGGTGGAGTTATTGCAGATAAATATATCGGTTCTAGATGGGCTGTAATTATCGGAGCTATCATCATGACTTTAGGTCACGCATCGATGGCTGCAGAAGGAATTTCTAAACTATGGTTCTTCGTAGGACTTGCATGTCTTGTGATTGGTACAGGTTTCTTTAAACCAAATATGCCTTCTATCTTAGGAGAAATGTACAAATCATTACCAGACAAAAAAGATGCTGCGTATACCATCTTCTATATGGGTGTAAACTCAGGTGCTTTCTTCGGAATGATGTTATGTGGATACTTAGCAGAGACTAAAGGATGGCACTACGGATTCGGATTAGCAGGTATCTTCATGCTATTAGGTACAATCCAATTCTGGTTAGCTAAACCATTAATGGGAGACTTAGGTGAGCTTAAAAAAGTAGACACTACAGTAGAGAAAACACCAGAGCAGATCAAAGAAGATCAAGACACTAAAAACCCTTACACACTAGTAGATTATATCTTAATCGCTATCGTATCTGTAATCGGTTTATTATATGCTTTCAATGATCCATTATCTAAAAACGGAGTACTAGATCTATTTGCATTCTTAGACACAGAAGCATTAAGAGGACAGAACATCATGGCTATTCTAGCCCTTATCACGTTCTTATACTTAGTGATCTCACGTATCTTGCGTTATGGAAAAGTGATTAGAGACAGAATGTTTGCTGTAATCTTATTAGCATTCTTCTTAATGTTCTTCTTCATGAGTTTCGAACAAGGGGCTACATCGTTAGTACTTGTAGCGAGAGACTATGTAGACAGATCGTTAGAAGGAACTGCATTACTAGCTTTCAACATTATCAATACATGTCTTACAGTGATTCCATTGTTAATCATCTCATGGGTACTTGTATTATTAGCAAAAGCTACTTGGTCAAAAATCGCGATGTCTAATATTATATTATTCGTGTGTTTTGCAGGTATCTGGGCTATGGCTATCTATATGTTGAACGCAGAGTTTAATAAAGAAGTATCTGAGATCACTGTATCTTGGTTCTCTATCTTGAACTCATTCTTCATTATTTCTTTAGCATCTACAGTGTCTAAACTGTGGGATTCTAAGTATAATCCATCAGCTGCATTTAAGTACGGTATCGGATTAATCTTCGTAGCTATCGGATTCTTAATCTTAGGTTTAGGATCTATGGGAGCTACTGACGGAGTAAAAATGTCGATTATATTCTTAATATTAACGTACTTATTCCATACCTTAGGGGAATTATTTATCTCACCTGTAGGACTGTCTTATGTTTCTAAACTAGTACCTGGCAAGATGCTTGCATTCATGTTCGGTATGTGGTATTTAGCCTTAGCTATCGCTCAGAAATTTGCAGCCATCTTAGGGGGACAAATCGAAAATATTAAAGAAGAGTACTCACTTAGTCACTTCTTCTTCCTATTCACATTAATACCTTTTGCAGCAGCAATCATGGTAATGCTAGTGAACCCATTATTGAAAAAACTAATGCACGGTGTTCGATAA
- a CDS encoding S9 family peptidase yields MKHLNLTLLFCIIATQIGLAQKQIAQEEIWNGTFRTKVMQSVNSMEKSNQYSRIERIAKDHQEINLYNFETLEKAKTIFSTSAFKDIKSIDTYIFDHKEEQLLIGTNTTPIYRRSALTDFYLFNPTKNSLVKIADHKISEPTFSNDGSKIAYAYQNNLYIYDIASQKTQQITNDGKKNHIINGISDWVYEEEFGIVRMFDWNKNGDKIAYIKFDETDVPEYSMDVYGTGLYPTQDKFKYPKAGEKNSLVSIHIYDVKSNQTSKVDLSEFNDFYIPRIKWTNDNQYLSAQIINRHQNDLKVFFIDGNTLSKKLILNEKDKAYVDVATLSFLDNNDFVWLSERDGHNHLYYYNKEGKLVNQITKGNWEVTDYYGIDTKSKKLYFQSVEEGSIYRGVYSIDLNGKNKKKLSEKLGTNRAIFSPNFEQFINVYSSSTVAPTYTLQQSKTGKVVKEILNNKELESKLVDYNLPTKEFIQIPTVNGLQLNAWVMKPKDFDPAKKYPVFMYQYSGPGSQQVADKWLDSNDYWHAMLTQKGYIVVTVDGRGTGFRGAEFKKMTQNQLGRYEVDDQIIAAKYLGQQSYVYASRIGIWGWSYGGFMSSNAILQGNDVFKLAIAVAPVINWRYYDSIYTERYMTTPQENQAGYDDNSPITHASKLKGRYLLVHGTADDNVHVQNAMTMIEALVQENKDFDWLIYPDKNHGISGGNTRLQLYTKMTNFILNNL; encoded by the coding sequence ATGAAACACCTTAACCTAACCCTACTATTTTGTATCATAGCTACCCAAATTGGGTTGGCTCAGAAACAAATTGCACAAGAAGAAATTTGGAACGGCACATTTAGAACGAAAGTAATGCAATCCGTTAATTCGATGGAAAAATCGAATCAATACTCACGCATTGAGCGCATTGCTAAAGACCACCAAGAAATAAACCTTTATAACTTCGAAACACTAGAAAAAGCAAAAACAATCTTTTCTACTAGTGCATTTAAAGATATTAAATCGATAGATACTTATATCTTCGATCATAAAGAAGAACAATTATTAATAGGAACGAACACCACTCCTATTTACCGTCGTTCTGCTTTAACTGATTTTTATTTGTTCAACCCAACTAAAAATTCATTAGTTAAAATAGCAGATCACAAAATATCTGAACCGACATTCTCTAATGATGGTTCTAAAATAGCTTATGCATATCAGAACAACTTATATATCTATGATATCGCTTCTCAAAAGACACAACAGATAACGAATGATGGTAAGAAAAATCACATCATCAATGGTATCTCTGATTGGGTATACGAAGAAGAGTTTGGTATTGTACGCATGTTTGATTGGAATAAGAATGGAGACAAGATAGCTTATATCAAATTTGATGAGACTGACGTTCCAGAATATTCAATGGATGTATACGGAACAGGACTTTATCCTACTCAAGACAAGTTTAAATATCCTAAAGCAGGAGAAAAGAACTCTCTAGTATCTATCCATATCTACGATGTGAAGTCTAACCAGACAAGTAAAGTAGACTTAAGCGAGTTCAACGATTTCTATATCCCTAGAATCAAATGGACAAATGACAATCAATACTTAAGTGCTCAAATCATCAATAGACATCAAAATGACTTAAAAGTATTCTTCATCGATGGAAATACATTAAGCAAAAAACTGATTCTAAATGAGAAAGATAAAGCTTATGTAGATGTAGCTACACTTAGCTTCTTAGACAACAACGATTTCGTATGGTTAAGTGAGAGAGATGGTCATAACCACCTATACTACTATAACAAAGAAGGTAAATTAGTAAACCAAATCACTAAAGGGAATTGGGAAGTAACGGATTACTACGGTATCGATACTAAATCTAAGAAACTTTATTTCCAGTCTGTAGAAGAAGGTTCTATCTATAGAGGAGTGTATTCTATAGACCTTAATGGAAAAAATAAAAAGAAACTATCTGAGAAACTAGGAACGAATAGAGCTATATTCAGCCCTAACTTCGAACAGTTTATCAATGTGTACTCTTCTAGTACAGTAGCTCCTACTTACACTTTACAACAATCTAAAACAGGTAAAGTGGTAAAAGAAATTCTAAACAATAAAGAATTAGAGAGCAAATTAGTAGACTATAACTTGCCTACTAAAGAATTCATACAGATTCCTACAGTTAACGGATTACAGCTTAACGCTTGGGTGATGAAACCTAAAGACTTTGATCCTGCTAAGAAATATCCTGTGTTTATGTATCAGTACAGTGGCCCTGGATCACAACAAGTAGCTGATAAATGGCTAGACTCTAACGACTACTGGCATGCTATGCTTACTCAGAAAGGGTATATCGTAGTAACTGTAGATGGTAGAGGAACAGGATTCAGAGGAGCTGAGTTTAAAAAAATGACACAAAACCAATTGGGTAGATATGAAGTAGATGACCAAATCATCGCTGCTAAATACCTAGGTCAACAATCTTATGTATATGCTAGCAGAATAGGTATCTGGGGATGGAGCTACGGAGGGTTTATGTCTTCGAATGCTATCCTACAAGGAAACGATGTATTCAAACTAGCTATCGCTGTAGCACCAGTGATTAACTGGAGATACTATGACAGTATCTATACTGAACGCTATATGACTACTCCACAGGAGAATCAAGCTGGATATGATGATAACTCACCTATCACACATGCTTCTAAACTAAAAGGTCGCTACCTTCTAGTACACGGTACTGCTGACGACAACGTACACGTACAGAATGCTATGACCATGATAGAAGCGTTAGTACAAGAGAACAAAGACTTCGACTGGCTAATCTATCCAGATAAGAATCACGGTATCTCAGGAGGAAATACAAGATTACAATTATATACAAAGATGACTAATTTCATCTTAAACAATTTATAA